Proteins from one Niallia circulans genomic window:
- a CDS encoding LLM class flavin-dependent oxidoreductase, giving the protein MEIGISTFVETTPDVNTGKTAPHSQRIREVVEEIVLADKVGLDIFGVGEHHRKDYAASSPAVILAAAASQTHRIRLTSAVTVLSSADPVRVYQDFATLDGISNGRAEIMAGRGSFIESFPLFGNDLQDYDELFDEKLDLLLKLQASEMVTWSGKHRPSINNRGIYPRPVQDPLPIWIGSGGNAESAVRAGILGLPLCLAIIGGNPVQFAPLVQLYKRAAAQAGHDPAKLAVASHSHGFVAETTETAADKFFPSTQQAMNVLGKERGWGHYSRASFDAARSFEGALYVGDARTVADKIIHLRKHVGVTRFMLHVPVGSMPHEDVMKAIELLGKEVAPIVRSEVADWEKTL; this is encoded by the coding sequence ATGGAAATAGGAATTAGTACATTTGTGGAAACTACACCTGATGTTAATACAGGCAAAACGGCTCCACATTCTCAGAGAATAAGAGAAGTTGTTGAAGAGATTGTGTTAGCAGATAAGGTAGGTCTTGACATTTTCGGTGTTGGTGAGCATCACAGAAAAGATTATGCTGCATCATCACCAGCTGTTATCCTTGCAGCAGCAGCTTCACAGACACATAGAATCAGACTGACAAGCGCTGTAACCGTGTTGTCTTCAGCAGACCCTGTCAGAGTATACCAGGATTTCGCCACACTTGATGGTATTTCAAACGGAAGAGCGGAAATAATGGCTGGCAGAGGTTCATTTATTGAGTCCTTCCCGTTGTTTGGCAATGATTTGCAAGATTATGATGAGCTTTTTGACGAAAAGCTTGATTTGCTGTTAAAGCTGCAGGCTTCCGAAATGGTGACATGGAGCGGAAAGCATCGTCCTTCTATTAATAACAGAGGGATTTATCCTCGCCCTGTTCAAGATCCACTTCCAATCTGGATAGGAAGCGGCGGTAACGCTGAATCAGCTGTGCGAGCAGGAATTCTTGGACTTCCGCTTTGTTTAGCGATTATTGGCGGAAATCCTGTCCAATTTGCCCCACTTGTACAGCTATATAAAAGAGCAGCAGCTCAAGCTGGTCACGACCCTGCCAAGCTTGCTGTAGCATCCCATTCACATGGGTTTGTAGCTGAAACAACTGAGACTGCGGCAGACAAGTTCTTCCCTTCCACACAACAAGCTATGAATGTTCTCGGCAAAGAAAGAGGCTGGGGCCACTATAGCAGAGCTAGCTTTGATGCAGCAAGAAGCTTTGAAGGTGCACTTTATGTTGGAGATGCTCGTACTGTTGCAGACAAAATCATTCACCTTCGCAAGCATGTTGGTGTTACAAGATTTATGCTGCATGTACCTGTCGGCAGTATGCCACATGAAGATGTGATGAAAGCAATTGAATTGCTCGGTAAGGAAGTAGCACCTATCGTGCGCAGCGAAGTCGCAGACTGGGAAAAAACACTATAA
- a CDS encoding 6-phospho-alpha-glucosidase, which produces MKKYILAVAGGGSTYTPGIIRSLMDRLEDLPLSEIRFYDIDGARQAKVVVAAKAVIAEYTDSIVVTDTTDPQTAFEDADFVFAQMRVGKYALRELDEKIPLSHNVVGQETCGPGGLAYGLRTIAPMIELIDYVEQYAKETAWIVNYSNPASIVAEGVRKLRPKARVLNICDMPVATMRNIAAILGVERDELVVNYFGLNHFGWFTRIEVDGIDRLANVREHVYQHGLLTEDVSKIDYRHADSSWIKTFKNIKLIMDHFPEYLPNPYLQYYLFPDHIVETSNKDYTRANEVMDGREKTLFETVEKFEETGILEDSFAVGVHGTFIVDVTVSIAQNLGKRYVVMTENNGTIPNLPADAMIEVPAFITADGPKPEFVGDIPYFYKAMIEQQLASEKILVEAIIEGSYEKALQAFTLNKTLPSAKVAKAVLDDLIAANKDFWPTLKKEYKEGSLV; this is translated from the coding sequence ATGAAAAAATATATTTTAGCAGTTGCAGGCGGAGGCAGCACTTATACACCAGGGATTATTAGAAGCTTAATGGATAGACTGGAAGATTTGCCGCTCTCTGAAATTCGTTTCTATGATATTGATGGTGCAAGACAAGCAAAGGTTGTTGTTGCAGCAAAAGCCGTTATCGCTGAGTATACGGATTCTATTGTTGTAACAGACACGACAGATCCACAAACGGCATTTGAAGATGCAGACTTTGTCTTTGCCCAAATGAGGGTAGGAAAATATGCATTGCGCGAGCTTGATGAGAAAATCCCCCTTTCTCACAATGTTGTCGGCCAAGAAACATGCGGTCCTGGCGGATTGGCATATGGTCTTAGAACGATCGCTCCGATGATTGAACTGATTGATTATGTGGAGCAATACGCTAAGGAAACAGCTTGGATTGTCAACTATTCTAATCCAGCGTCAATTGTCGCAGAAGGTGTGCGTAAGCTCCGTCCAAAAGCAAGGGTGCTCAATATTTGTGACATGCCTGTTGCAACAATGCGTAATATAGCCGCAATTCTGGGTGTTGAAAGAGACGAACTTGTCGTTAACTATTTTGGTCTTAACCATTTTGGCTGGTTCACACGGATTGAGGTCGATGGGATTGACCGACTTGCTAATGTAAGAGAGCATGTTTATCAACACGGTTTGCTGACAGAGGATGTTTCCAAAATTGACTATCGCCATGCCGATTCTTCTTGGATCAAAACATTTAAGAACATTAAGCTGATTATGGATCATTTCCCTGAATACTTGCCAAATCCATATCTACAATATTATCTGTTCCCAGATCATATTGTAGAAACTTCCAACAAAGACTATACACGCGCAAATGAAGTAATGGATGGCAGAGAAAAAACTCTGTTTGAAACGGTTGAAAAGTTTGAAGAGACTGGTATATTAGAAGATTCCTTCGCTGTTGGTGTTCACGGAACCTTCATTGTCGATGTTACAGTATCGATTGCTCAAAATCTCGGCAAACGCTATGTAGTGATGACAGAAAATAATGGGACGATTCCAAACCTGCCTGCAGACGCAATGATTGAAGTACCTGCATTCATAACAGCAGACGGACCTAAACCAGAATTTGTCGGCGACATTCCTTACTTCTACAAAGCTATGATTGAACAGCAGCTTGCTTCTGAAAAGATTCTTGTCGAGGCGATCATTGAAGGTTCTTATGAAAAAGCGCTCCAAGCCTTTACACTGAACAAAACACTACCATCTGCCAAAGTAGCTAAAGCTGTCTTAGATGATTTAATTGCAGCAAATAAAGATTTTTGGCCAACATTGAAAAAAGAATATAAAGAAGGTTCACTTGTTTAA
- a CDS encoding DUF3889 domain-containing protein → MRKSVLSIVSITLLSFLFAMNTSAAPSGDKGLPSYVKWGQIAVTKTKEKYPNSEIVDYKHIGKDEEKNTSTEKFKLIVKEKDKEVGVMVNLTFDTRTERLLNIDWKESTP, encoded by the coding sequence ATGCGAAAGTCAGTACTAAGTATAGTAAGCATCACTTTACTCAGCTTTTTGTTTGCAATGAACACGTCAGCTGCGCCAAGTGGTGATAAAGGACTGCCATCCTATGTTAAATGGGGGCAAATAGCAGTGACGAAAACGAAGGAAAAATATCCAAACAGTGAGATTGTTGACTATAAGCATATCGGCAAGGACGAGGAAAAAAACACTTCCACTGAAAAGTTCAAGCTTATAGTGAAGGAAAAGGACAAAGAAGTGGGCGTTATGGTTAATCTTACGTTTGATACGAGAACAGAAAGACTGTTGAATATTGATTGGAAAGAATCCACCCCATGA
- a CDS encoding MurR/RpiR family transcriptional regulator, which produces MKSIDHLFFDYANERHLTTAEKEILLFLIRKKLENKTLSIRLAANELFVSTTTIIRLCKKLGFSGYSEFIYHLNLKASKLVEGDAEYIEDIHQPLSEAVETFKHHFEQTFDSLNEQSIERFLQEIKENNMIYFYGAGFSTLFANYLSKKFELFGYYVSNSSTSDSRAIFLNNIEKYRLLIVFSRSGNTQKVLEKVQLANDRGLTTILFTGNSKSATAEVADMVFTVLDPTIESQHEFEVTSYESNMFMLIDLLLTLAVKKGIITEY; this is translated from the coding sequence GTGAAAAGCATCGATCACCTTTTTTTCGACTATGCCAATGAACGGCATTTAACAACCGCTGAGAAAGAAATCCTGTTGTTTCTTATCAGAAAAAAACTGGAGAACAAAACATTAAGTATCCGGCTTGCGGCAAATGAACTGTTTGTATCCACTACAACCATCATCCGCCTTTGCAAAAAGCTCGGATTCAGCGGCTATAGTGAATTTATTTATCATTTAAACTTAAAGGCATCGAAGCTTGTTGAGGGTGATGCTGAATACATAGAAGACATCCATCAGCCTTTGAGCGAGGCTGTCGAAACATTTAAACACCATTTTGAACAAACGTTTGATTCATTAAATGAACAAAGCATCGAGCGTTTTTTACAGGAAATAAAAGAGAATAATATGATTTATTTTTATGGCGCCGGTTTTTCGACGTTATTTGCAAACTACCTATCGAAGAAATTCGAGCTATTCGGCTATTATGTATCAAACTCTTCAACCAGTGACAGCAGAGCAATATTCTTAAATAATATTGAAAAATACAGGCTGCTTATCGTCTTTTCCCGCTCTGGAAATACGCAGAAGGTTTTGGAAAAGGTACAACTAGCAAATGACAGAGGCTTGACGACCATTCTGTTTACCGGAAACAGTAAAAGTGCGACAGCAGAGGTTGCAGACATGGTGTTCACTGTGCTTGATCCTACGATAGAATCGCAGCATGAATTTGAAGTAACGTCTTATGAATCGAATATGTTTATGCTTATCGATTTACTTTTAACTTTGGCCGTCAAAAAAGGAATCATAACAGAATACTAA
- a CDS encoding PTS transporter subunit EIIC, translated as MKKVVNGLQAFGKSLFAPILLLPIIGLFIAFGNVFGNGNLAQYVPFLEIPIIQNTGKFISASAVSILQNLALIFAVGIPIGLAKKDKGYAALTGLVTFVIFINAMHQVLELTGRIVPAEAMQLSGQAMVLNVQVLEMGVFSGIMLGALVGILHNKFCDIEFKGVFAIYSGHRFVAILAIPSAMILGALAAEFWPIAQNGITALATGIKNLGVFGLLVYGFLERILIPTGLHHLVYTPFLYTELGGVAHIGSEIIYGARNIYFAEMADPAIKVLSDTVNWDARGLSKMFGLMGAALAMYVTADKKKKKMAKAILFPAAFTSFLLGVTEPLEFAFLFTAPLLFVVHAILTGTGMMLLSIFGVHAIGANGFIDFLLYNLPLGTTKSNWPMFIVVGLLMAALYFIIFRFLILKLNLKTPGRESDEAAPQTLQENAAPQQAIPNAPPAELGATIIGALGGSDNIENVDNCYTRLRLILKDPNAVNEQVLKETGSKGIIKSGNNVQVVYGLNVKSVRDQVDQQLGGI; from the coding sequence ATGAAAAAAGTGGTTAATGGTCTCCAAGCCTTTGGAAAATCATTGTTCGCACCAATATTACTATTGCCGATCATCGGACTTTTTATCGCATTTGGCAATGTTTTCGGAAACGGAAATTTAGCTCAATACGTACCGTTTCTCGAAATACCCATCATTCAAAATACAGGAAAGTTCATTTCTGCATCTGCTGTTTCCATCCTGCAGAACCTGGCGTTAATTTTTGCTGTTGGAATTCCAATCGGCCTCGCCAAAAAGGATAAGGGCTATGCAGCTTTAACAGGGCTTGTCACCTTCGTTATCTTTATCAATGCGATGCATCAGGTGCTGGAGCTTACGGGCCGGATTGTTCCTGCTGAGGCAATGCAGCTTTCAGGACAAGCAATGGTCCTTAATGTGCAAGTCCTTGAAATGGGTGTTTTCTCTGGGATCATGCTTGGTGCCCTTGTTGGTATTTTGCATAACAAATTTTGTGATATCGAATTTAAAGGCGTTTTCGCCATCTACTCTGGTCATCGTTTTGTTGCCATTCTTGCAATCCCAAGCGCGATGATTTTAGGAGCGTTAGCGGCAGAATTTTGGCCAATTGCTCAAAATGGAATCACTGCCTTGGCAACAGGCATCAAAAATCTTGGTGTATTTGGCCTGCTAGTCTATGGCTTTTTAGAAAGAATTCTGATTCCGACAGGACTTCATCATCTTGTTTACACACCGTTTCTTTATACTGAGCTTGGCGGTGTTGCCCATATCGGCTCTGAAATCATTTACGGTGCAAGGAACATTTACTTTGCGGAAATGGCTGATCCTGCAATCAAAGTATTAAGTGATACAGTTAACTGGGATGCCCGAGGTTTGAGTAAAATGTTCGGCTTAATGGGCGCTGCCCTTGCGATGTATGTGACAGCAGACAAAAAGAAAAAGAAAATGGCAAAGGCTATTCTTTTCCCTGCCGCCTTCACTTCCTTTTTATTAGGTGTTACAGAACCTCTAGAATTTGCCTTTTTATTCACAGCACCATTACTGTTTGTTGTTCATGCGATTCTGACAGGTACTGGAATGATGCTGCTGAGCATATTCGGTGTCCATGCAATCGGCGCTAACGGCTTTATTGACTTCCTGCTGTACAATCTCCCACTTGGGACAACGAAGTCAAACTGGCCAATGTTCATTGTCGTCGGTTTACTGATGGCAGCATTGTATTTCATTATCTTCCGCTTCTTGATCTTGAAACTGAACTTAAAAACACCTGGTCGAGAAAGTGACGAAGCTGCACCACAAACCTTACAAGAAAACGCTGCACCGCAGCAAGCCATTCCGAATGCCCCTCCTGCTGAATTAGGTGCCACTATAATTGGAGCACTTGGAGGCAGTGACAATATTGAAAATGTAGACAATTGCTACACACGATTACGATTAATTTTGAAGGATCCAAATGCAGTGAATGAACAGGTATTAAAGGAAACAGGCTCAAAAGGCATTATTAAATCAGGAAACAATGTGCAAGTTGTTTATGGATTAAATGTGAAAAGTGTACGCGACCAAGTAGACCAACAATTAGGAGGAATATAA